The following DNA comes from Kryptolebias marmoratus isolate JLee-2015 linkage group LG23, ASM164957v2, whole genome shotgun sequence.
aggcaaagctctcaattttcTGGTCCACCTGCGTTCCAACTCTCACCTATAGtaatgaggtttggatcaggaccgaaagaatgagatcccaaatccaagcggctgaaatgagcttccttcatagggtggctgggctcagccttacaGATAAGGTGATGAGCCCTGTCCTCCgggggggagctcggagtacAACCACTGCTCCTTCGCATCCAAAGGAGTCTGTTGAGTTAGTTTGggtatctgattaggatgccttgTGGACACCTCCCATTGGAGGTTTTCCAGCCACATCACACTGGGAGGGAGACCTCAGGATAGACCCAGAGATCTCTGGAGAGACTGTGAATTCTCCCTCACCTGGGAATCCCACAGGAGGAACTGGAAAGTTTTGCTAGGGagaaggatgtctgggttttccttCTAGGCTTGTTTCCTCTTCGACCCAATGACAAATAggcagaagaaaatggatggatggattctgtCTCTATCATGAAGCTTTTCTATCATGTAGGAACATAATATCCATGTTCCTACATGAATGCACGTGTGGATAGAgcagaggctgctgaatgtaccAGTCTGCTGAGAGCGGAGGAAACCTTTGCACTGACTTGAGCCCTGATCAGGTAAACTGATACACGAGTGTTGTTCgattgagaaaacagcaacaaactaaacagacGTTGCGCAAAactgtagaggtttaatattgtCTAATGTTCTTTTACACCAGTATGTagtttttgtggaaaaagttgttttattagcctggaaaacaataaaaactggcaCTTGTTTGGTTAGCCTTTAGCTGatcctggacaaagacttttctccatactctctgactgatgtcatggctgataaggcaCTAACTACTGAAAGCTGTTAGACAGAACATTGTGTCAAAGTTGACTAGACTATGTCTTTAACATGTGCTCATTTGCTTGGTCTGATTTGTTTGGATGCCCACTGTGCTGTTTGctccacagagtccagactCAGAGAGCTCCCCTATCAAATCCAAAGAACCCCCCCCAGCGTTCCTCCATGCCCAGACTCTTCCAGATGGGAACTTTGCGGGTGCGCTCGAGAGCGACCCGCCCACCGATCAGAGACAAACGTTGCATAGCAATGGTCCGGCCGAGGAGCGCCACCACCAACCGCCGAGGTTCCTATCAGGTCGACAAGCTTCTCTACCCGACGTCCCCAACAGCTCAGGAACGTTGGGGCTCCACAGGCCAGTGTCTGACCCGGGGCTTCCAGGACAGTAGGCCCTGCCCCCCCTTTCCTCCCCAACCCTTCTACCATGACTGAAGGTCTTCTCTTAAGCTTGACTCAGGGTCTAAGAAAGAGACTGAATATGCAAAGGATAAAAACTGTAGATTTTTCTTCCATTCCTTTTGAGAACTTTTCTCAGCCCCAACTCTCCCAAAAGCTCAGATTTAGATGTACAAAATCCATTTATACTGAAGTATTTATACTCTAAATTATTAACACATGTGAAGTCGTCATCTATCGTGTACATAGTTCTGATAGAACACTGCCAGCAACAATAAGGCACCTGACGTGCTTTTCCTAGATATGCATGATTTTTGTTCCCATCTTTCCTTTTCTGTTGCATGTTCCTCACACGTGCTGCAACTCATGAGGCATTCAGGTGTGACCGGCATGCTCACAGACTACCGTAGCTCTCAGTCTCATTTTCTACAACTCCCGCCTCCTAATAGGGAACAAAGCTACTTGAAAAACTCTCTCCTGAGGCATTTCTATACTTCGCTCCACCGATTTGGAGCTcatccctttctttttttcccccacaaggAGATCTGTCTGTATATTTAGTGTGCCTATTGTCCACCACACTGCCAccacaacagatttttaaaaacatatgaaACTAAGTGTAAGAAGAGGCTGCTGATCATCCCATAGCACACTGACTACATTTGTCGGACTTTGAGAGCAATAACAAGGGGGCCAGtgcaggaaacacactgggtcTCAGGATATTTCACAGTTAtgttccagagttttaaagaaacacgTCTGGAAGTGACTAAATCTAACCTGAAACTAACACAAGCAGCTCTTAACAGTCCTTTTGTCATGAACTCATTCACAAATCTCACACTCATATCAGTGAGAGACACAATCACTTTAAGGATTAATAGATTTAGAAACATGCATCCTATTACCAAGTTCCAATTTCATTAGGACATTTCTGTCAAAGCTGTTtggaaactgtttgttttaaagctgcattttaatAAGTTTGGTTTCAAACTGTACTACTCAAGTTTTCAAAACATAGCACAAAAAAGTATGGAATTTTGTATTTGGTTGatgatttctttgttgtaacaatgcttcttggaaATAATTCTTATCTATGATTGAAAAACCTGCTCATTTCTTCTTAAATGGTGCCACGTTTGTTAGGAAACtccatttgtgggttgagcagcagagttcagtGTGTGGGCTGCTGCACCCATTAGAAATTGTTAAATCTTCTTTGCCAAacagcttcttctgctgctgactCTTTGCTGGTGTTTATTGGATTGAATGGTGGAATAAATCGGACTTACTggcattttaacaatttatttattaacaaacattggcctcagtagcatgtggaagaaccatacacagccataACAgcctggctcctcctcctcctcatgctgctcaccagccTGGTCCCAACCTGCTGTGGGATGGTATCCTGTTCTTCAACCAGTATTTGTCATCAGTCAGccagtgtggttgtgttggtcactctggGACAAACAGCTGATCCTACAGGTGTTCAATGAGGttcaggtcaggactgcaggcaggtcattCCATCCTCTCTACACCCAAATATCTGGAGGTAGTCTCTGATAATCCCTGCCCTGTGGGGGTGAGTGATGTCATCTTGAAGGATAAAAGTCACTCCTAGAATGTGGAGATATGTGATTACTACTGGCTGCTCACAACTGGTGTATCAGACACTCAAAGTCAGtcaacagcagaagaaaagttTTTCATGGGTGCAGCTCACATactgaactctgctgctcatccaacaaagacattttcctaacaaatgtgatCCTGTTCAAGCAAGTCAGAATACATTTGGGAGACACCTTCAGGAAGGCcccagtttgaagaaatacaaaTTAGTTATGACTGGATTGACAAGGTAACGGCTAGTCTCAGTGGGGCCGGCTCCAAATTGGATTTCTGcagaattgtttaaaatttattttcacattataTAGTTATTTACTTAGAATTTTGTGGCTActtgcaaatagcagcagcagctagctgtaggaCTTCTTGTACAGCCTGAGCCACCTTAGGCGGAAATAGCAGAATGTTTCTGGTGGAACAAGCGGTACACCAAGTTAAGTTTAGAGAAAGTTTTTCACAAGGGATGAAGTCTTACATTACATCTTTGCTGATAAAGATTTGGAGGGAGAATAGATTTACCTTTTTGCGTTGTGGTGATAATTCTCTGTGACATGAGCGGAAAGAGCAATTGTATCTGCCACCATCAGTCTTTGGCCACACCaatcatttgaggaaactatgctttctagtttttattttgcttatatATGTCAGTGGCCATCGTGGTTTTTGATGTGACAACCCAATTTTCAATAGAACCCTTACTTATGCctacacacatccacacaccaaaatggaagtcgGTACGTTGTTTATCATTGAACTTATCCAACACACAAGATGAACCGGATGGACACAAGGGTGACAAAAACTGATGacaatcaaaatatttttaaaactgtgtttgtaTAAATTGCTGAGAAATTCAAGTTGGGGTTGAATAATTTCTAATATTGTTACACACTGTAActttaatgaatgttttttttgtgtgtgttttattaccAAAAAACACTTTAGTTATCATTCTGTGAAAGTAAAAGAGCAGCCGCCCCAAACAGCTTTGACAAAAAGTCCTTTCCGGCGACACTCATCTGTAAGACCACCAGACAAAAAGCTCCATCAGGACCCATCTTCACAGCTGGAGCTGATGGTTTGTCCTGATGCCTGCTTTAGGTCTTCCATTGTACTCTCACCACAAGTCCCACTTCCTGAGTTAGGACAACTTACTATGATAAAATCAtcgtgggaaaaaaacaaagacaaaaaaaaaacaaagatatagTTCCATGTTTGAGGCTGAGGATGCAGCTCGGTCTTCAACAGCCTTAGCTTTACTCACCCGCTCTAGCCTTTATAAATCACATCAGTCCAACGCAAGAACACGAGTCACACATGTATTCTACCATTTTAGACAAAACTGCATGATGAAGATGAAATAGTCTTTAGCTTTGTAACTACATAAACTCCAATACAAGCTACTGCATGGAGGCTGCACTTGACTTTATTACTAAAGGTCTCAATCAGCTGTGTGACACAAACATACGACACATTAGAGCCCAAAAAATTGGAAACGGTTAGACctatttttctaaaaattaaagtatttaagttgtcattatttttctatgtttttgAGCCTGCTGTTAGAATGCTGTGGACTGCTTttgggatgatgatgatgatgatgatgatgatggatgCATTGCACTGCCTCTCAATGTAGCAAGCAGGACGTCAGGCAGGCAGAGATGCATGCTGTCGCAGTTACTGAATGCTAATGGTCTTCATTTGATATTATTGCACCTTGAGTTTTCATATCATTTCAGCAGAGTTTCTACGTCGCCTTTGTGACGTTTGCTGCATGTCGAAACAGTTCTCACACGTTACTGTTTCTCTAAAGGGAAGCCCCCACCCCCCGCCACCCCTCCCTGACTCCTCACACAAAATAAGTTGGGTGGCAGAAGTTTTGACCCCCcctttgttttctattttgttgccttacagcCTGAAATGTAATTGGATTTTTACTTTAGTTGTAAGAATTCTACACAAATGTAACAggttaaaaaagttaaatttacctttttaatgCTTCCCAAATtcaaaaaagttgaaaagttgtgtaaaatataaatttaaaaaaaaatgcaatgatttgcaaatctgagaaactcattttattcacaatggaacataaaatgtttaaactaagaaattgtactgTTTCTTTGGTGGAAAAAAATTAGGTCATTCTGCGTTTTATGGtagcaacacatcttaaaaaagtttttccaggtccatgtttccctctttgAAGCATCAACTCTAATTTTAttaacagtctgtaaacatcgaGGACCTGAGGagatcagctgctggaggttttggaggaatgtTGGCCCATTCCtatctgatggaggattctaggtGTTCAGCAGTCCTGAGTCTTTCCTGGATTTATggttgtttcatgatgcatcaaatattttaaattggtcagaggtctggactgcaggcaggtcatttcagcacctggactcttctactatgaagccctgctgctggaatggatgTAGTCTGTGGTTTAACATTGTTGTTGAAATATgtaaggccttccctgaaaaagacgtctggatgggagcagaggTTGTTGTAGAATTTTACATACTTTTCTGCATCTATGGTTCCTTTctagatgtgtaagctgtccaTTGTATAGGCACTAATacacctccataccatcagagaggctggcttTTGAATTGTGTGCTGATCACAGACTGGATGTTCCCTCTCCTCTTCATAACAgagcttcttctctgcctgatagagctttaaccagcattggtggatggtacagtgaactgtgtttacagacaagtatgtgtggaagtgttcctgagtccatgcagtgatgtccataacagaatcagacctgtttttaatgcggTCACAGACAGACATCCAAAATTAACTTTctgtcttgtcctttgagctcagagatttctcaaGATTCTTGAAATCGTTTGATATTATGAACTCCAGATAATGAGATATTTAGTTTCCTAATTTTCCAATAAAGAacattctgaaattgttccactatttttagacatttattttgcagATTGATGAACCTCTGCCAatctttatttctgagagattcagcctctaaaatgctctttataCTGTCCTTACTGACATGTTGACAAATAATGTCATTAGTTAGAAAAcattcctccagctgtttctttttcgTATCTCTTACTTTTACAGACTTTTGTTGTCCTGTCTCAATTGTCTTGAGATGTGTtgttgccataaaattcaaagttacctatttttccccaaaaacaaacaaaaagaagaatcctttaaacatttgttcttctcagtttatgagatttgaagaAACttgccttgtttttatttacggTTTACACAGtttcaacttttaaaactgGGGTTGTACAGTaattctaaaattaaataaaactgaaaagtggcatgcatatgtattcaccccctttgaTTTGAAGCCCCAACCACTGATGGAAACCCGAGTCCATAGATCTGCTGAATGTACCGAAGTGTTAActgaggtgtgtttttgtgtgtatatgcCTATATCAACATATGATTGTTCAGTTTGAACAATCTGTAATCTGTAGTATGTTTTGTAAGATTACTTAtagtcaaactgaaaacaattaaaGTCCAGGTtgtaaggaaacaaaacaaggaggGAGAAGGGTGAATATTTTTGCGACCCACTGTACAGGGAGCTGATCTGATcggagaaaagacaaaaaggtggTAAGAGTTGAAGAGGTTTGCTGAAGAACTGAGGAGTGGAAACATTAAGAGCATCCCGGATTAATGTCCCACACCGCCGCCGTCCTTCGAGAAGCTCTTCAGACGCAGAACGAAACGCCACCGGAGAACGACTTGGACACGTCCAGCACCTGAAGGCGTCGCCTGCTGAACTTTTTCGTGGAAATTTGCAAACTTTTGCACAGAGATAAGCAAACCTTGCTGTACTGGATTctaaatgtcactttttaaatctaGTGCTGTTCACaattgtttttatgcattttttaaacgTTTGCCACTGTATTTTATACAACACAACACTTAACAGCtaatttgaatgtttctgttcttaACTATATTTAAGAAGAAGTATATTATGTACATAGACTGGGGATTAATGCACAATTGTATAAACgaataaacaaaatgcatactaagtaaaatgtgtttattaacatttttttaattttgtgcagAAGTGAAAACAAGGCTGTGTTTGGAGTagaagataagaaaaaaaaaaggtttacagGTGCAACAACACAACAGGCATCAGTGTGAGTTTACATCACCTCAGTTACTTTGGCTTGGttagtaaacaaaaaatatataaatgtgacaaattaaAGTTTCAGACTTACTATACTCATGCatagtgaaaagaaaaagtagatTTTCTTATAAAACCATATGATCAGATAATGGCACAGATGTTAAGGCAGTGCCTCACTGGGCTGGGACTGTTCAAGTCACTTGGAATCAAACGTTTGCATGAAGCTTTCAGACGAATTTGGGCCAAATCTTGCATTAACTttgacccccccaaaaaaatcgAGCTCTAAAATTCAAAAGTAAACAGATGAGCTCCAGACACTGGTGATGGCTATGTGGAGAAAGAATTTGTTGTGCAAATttcttgaacattttcaaaaaatttcCAACATTCGGAGAGGTTCTCTGTTCCCTCACGAGTGGCAGGAGACATTTGGTCATAAACAGTCGCAGCTCTGTGAGATCCGGCTTTTAGAACATCTTTACAACAAAATGGCACACCTAAAGACTATTtagcttcagaaaaaaaggaagaacttTCTGGATGATTCTTAAATTCAAACTAAATCTTCTCCAGAACATTTTCAGGGACTTTCTTTATggtcaaacatttgtttaaatcatcTAGACAATGAGAGGATGGCTGACTTTTactctgaaagaaaaatatgctTTGACGAGAAAAAGTGGAAATATGCGAGTGCACCTGATAAATATTCGGCACATCTTGTTGCAGACAAGACTAAAGCAGTACAATCAGAAGCAGCAGGTTggttcctgctgcagctcagtccAGGATTACTGACCACCCTTTATGTTCTTGTGAGGCGCTGATCCAGGATCAGTCACCCGACTGGCACAAACGCTCCATCCTTGCATCATGGGGACAGACAACAGCACTAGATGGACATTGTGCACAGAATGAACTGGAGATAAAGAATACAGAGAGGAGAAAAGTGTCAACCACAAAGCTCTGCGGTCAACTGGCTACAGCAGGAAACGCTGCTGACAAAAAAACCACGAGCTGCACCATCACGGCTTCAAACACGGCTCACGTTCTGGGTGATTCTTTACACTGCAAGGCAAAATAATCCCCCCTCTGGGATGTTCAATAAAAAGTGTTTAGAGGTTGGGAAACATAGGAAGCTGTGCTGAACTTcaacaaaacaagtcaaagtCCAACAGGATGCATGTTTTACTGAATGTGTAAAACCCTGCAAACTGTTCCAGCTCAGTTTGCAgggtttctgcaagtttcagtcACTTCAATTTAGGactttttggagattttttaaaaaccattatgATGAATGTTGACAGCACAAAAATGTAGATGGAAGAGGCAATGGATGAACAAACagtaaagtttgtgtttggctgattatttctttgtttaaataatacatCATGACAATTAATCTTCTattgttggaaagcctgtttgtttattaaattgtgccacatttgttagcaaaatccATTTGTGAGTGGTGATTTAAGTCTGTGGGTTAGACCCATGAAAACCTTGTCAAATCTCTTCCAAACAGCTTCTTCTGCAGTTGACTGTTTGGTGTTTCTTAAATTGGATGATTGAAGTCTtcataaacaagacaaaatggtaatttaacaatttatttattaacaaacacTGGCCTCagcagcatgtggaagaaccatacacagccacaacagcctggctcctcctcctcatgctgctcaccagcttggtccCAACCTGCTGTGGGATGGTATCCTGTTCTTCAACCAGTATTTGTCATCACTCAGccagtgtggttgtgttggtcactctggGACAAACAGCTGATCCTACAGGTGTTCAATGAGGttcaggtcaggactgcaggcaggtcattCCATCCTCTCTACGCCAAAATATCTGGAGGTAGTCTCTGATAAACCCCGCTCTGTGGGGGTGAGTGATGTCATCTTGGAGGGCAGAGTCTTGTGGAAGGTCCACTTCACACCTGTCTCTGTCCCCCCTGTTATATGGAACTTGACCTTCTAATCAGAAGGTCTAATCTGGTACTGTGgtaccagaagctcaaaacaagagtcaacagcagaagaagctgtttggcagacaagatttggcaagtttttccaTGGATGTAACCCACATactgaactctgctgctcaacccataaatggatttttctaacaaatgtgACAACATTTAAGGAGAAATGAGCAGGTTTTCCACtaatataagatttattgccaagaaacATTGTTACAACatagaaataatcaaccaaacacaaatttccttacttttgtGATAAATGTATTATAAGACCTGAACTAGAAAATCCTAATATTTAAGACGTTGTATGATATactgcatgttttgatgtatttgttgattttttttttttaaaagcataataactaaagataaaaaaaaaaggttccttACGTCATCGTATTGGAAGTTGACAGATCCCTGCTGCATGGTGTCTCTCCGTTTGAAGTTGTctggaacaggaagtgacaacATACGCTCAGTTAACTGTCACGGCCccgcaggtggaaaaaaaagccaccGGACTGTCGGTGTGAATTTGAAGCGTGTTGCTTTTTTGTACCTGTGAGAGCTCGCAGTTTGACACAGCAGGCTACGTAGTCGTCGAAGTAGATTCTGCCATTTTTGCTGTAGCGTTTTAGGATCCCATTCAGAGCCTGGGGACTCATTCGGTACCCTGAACAGGAAAACAGGTCAGCACAGAGAGTCGTGTTAAACTGAGGCTAAACCTGCAGACCAGGGTCTGCAATCTGtgaccaaaaataacatgaacGTCAATGCTTAGGTTTAAAGACGACGAAAAACTACTATGCAAGTAAAATTTCATGTAACAATTTTTGGGAATCAGGCATTCTATATAAACAGGACAACTTATTCttagaaacagcagaaaaatctaataaaagtaaataaagaccAATgagtcacaaaataaatatctaaGAAACTGTTCTCATTAATGTTCATTTAAGTAACTTACTGGGATGCAAATATGTGATGTCAAAGTGGGGGACctatttttttcaacaaatatcTTCACATAAGCTTCCATTAAACTTTGGTTAGATTTGAGGATATAAATGTTTTTCCCCCATTCTTCATTAGAATttggtctttttatttgtcttaaaatgtgaaaatactgATAAATATTAGcttattgtaattctttaatGTCAGAATGtaataaagtatatttttatatgtaGTATTTATAAAAGATTTTGATGTAGAGTTGGTTTTTCCaatattttctttagtttattcTTCTACTTCAGCGGTgtacaatcctggtcctggagggccactccCTACAGGTTTTAGAGGTCTccgctttgacacacctgattaaTCTATTCAAACAGCAGACTAACCTACATGTAAATAGATTATGAGTGACAGCAGCTTGTGTCTCACTACACAGATGAGTGGAAGATAAATTAAACTGATAATTTAATGAGTGCCGAGTGCTCTAAAGTCTAATTAAGTGTCATTAAATACTCCAGCTGCCATTAAACGTTTCATCAGGAGCCGTTCGGTTATCCGTCAGAACGCCTCTCACCCATGGCGTTGATGGCCTGAGACATCTCATGAGGCTCCACAGTTCCACTCCGGTCCTGGTCGAACATCATAAAGTTCTGCTTCCAGCCGTTCAGAGCGGCGAACAGCTCCTTGAACTCATTGAAGCCCATCTTGCCTGTGAAGTCCCTCTGGAGATGGTGGGGTTAAGGCTGAATCAACGAGAACAGAGACGCCTGCTGTACGCAGGTTTCAGCTACTGAGGCTTTGACCTGAACCCCCTCACCTCtacatgggggggggggctgtttCTACCACAAGAAAGGATACGTCGAGCATTGCAATCATGATCCTGCAGGTGTCCAGGCTGAAGGCTGGGCAGATAATTAAACATGCTTAGAGAACAAtcaatgaagacattttaatcacaagtctcagcaagaaaaaaaaaacctgtgaaagTGTGTCAAAACTTTATCAGTAATCAGATCTGTCCTGTCAGATCAGAGCTTTGTGACACTGACCAGAAGTTTATAATCTGGgattaaacagcagaaaacacttCTTCCACAGCTCTGCATCTGCAGGGATAAACAGGGATTTTATGGATCCTGTTTTAAGTGGAGCTGTTGTGACGATCAGTGTTATTCTGAAATGTGAAAGTGTCCTAGTTGGTAGTGCAAGAGAacaatatcattattatttttatttcatagtaAAAAGGACCACAAACCTGTACTGACTTTTAccaaaaagtaaagttttgggTAACCAGTTAGAAAATTTGGTTAAATATAATGaatatgtttaaagaaaattagCTGTTGATTTAATTATCAATAGAGAAACATTGAACTTTGTTTATGGAATAATTTACATACAATTCAATGACCTTTACTGGTGAGTCAGAGTTTTCACAATCTCAAAACTGAATTTTCAACCTTGTGTAAAACACTCCATGGATTCAAGAGCCTAGTTAGTGTCACAACATACAGAGGCAGGTATGCAGATGCTCCTGTTCCAAAGCTTTTATATcacaggacaaaataaaataaaccttctGATCCTTACATGCTCCAAATGAGAAA
Coding sequences within:
- the zgc:92027 gene encoding sorcin, producing the protein MAYPGYGGYGGPMPGMPTHGMPPQGMPGAPMGGPGHMGGPMGGPMGGAPPHGGYAPYGGGYPGAFGAPPPAANDPMWGYFTAIAGQDGEIDAEELQKCLTQAGFTGNYAPFSLDTCRIMIAMLDRDFTGKMGFNEFKELFAALNGWKQNFMMFDQDRSGTVEPHEMSQAINAMGYRMSPQALNGILKRYSKNGRIYFDDYVACCVKLRALTDNFKRRDTMQQGSVNFQYDDFILCTMSI